Within Pseudomonas alloputida, the genomic segment CCATGTGGCGCACGTCGGTGCCGCGCACCAGGTAGATCACCAGTTCGGAGATGTTGCGCGCATGGTCGCCAATACGCTCCAGCGAGCGCAGCACCCAGATCACGCTCAGCACCCGCGAGATAGAGCGCGGGTCTTCCATCATGTAGGTCACCAGCTCACGCAGCGCGGTCTTGTATTCGCGGTCGATGGTCTTGTCGTACTGGGCCACCGACAGCGCCAGGTCGGCGTCGAAGCGGGCAAAGGCATCCAGCGCATCCCGGACCATGTTGCGCACCTGGTCGCCAATGTGGCGAACCTCGACATAACCACGCGGCGACTCGCCCTCTTCGCACAGCTGGATGGCGCGGCGGGCGATCTTGGTCGACTCGTCACCGATGCGTTCCAGGTCGATCACCGACTTGGAAATACTGATGATCAGGCGCAGGTCCGAGGCCGCTGGCTGGCGGCGGGCGAGGATGCGCAAGCACTCCTCGTCGATGTTGCGCTCCATCTGGTTGATCTGCTCGTCAACCTCGCGCACCTGCTGGGCCAGACCAGAGTCGGCTTCGATCAGCGCGGTAACCGCGTCGTTGACCTGCTTTTCCACCAGCCCGCCCATGGCCAGCAGGTGGCTGCGCACCTCTTCGAGCTCGGCGTTGAACTGCTGGGAAATGTGATGGGTAAGGCTTTCTTTGTTGATCATCGTTTTGTCCTTTGGTAGCGCGGCCCTGTAGGAGCGGGTTCACCCGCGAACACCGGCAACCCCGGTGCCAGACACCAAGGTGCCTGTTTCGCGAGCGGCGCTTAGCCGTAGCGACCGGTGATGTAGTCTTCGGTCTGCTTCTTCGCCGGGTTGGTGAACAGGGTATCGGTATCCCCGAATTCGACCAGTTTGCCCATGTACATGAACGCGGTGTAATCCGAAACACGCGCCGCTTGCTGCATGTTGTGGGTCACGATGACGATGGTGTACTTGGATTTCAATTCATAGATCAGTTCTTCGACCTTCAAGGTCGAGATCGGGTCCAGCGCCGAGCACGGTTCGTCAAGCAGCAGCACCTCCGGCTCCACGGCAATGGTGCGGGCGATGACCAGACGCTGCTGCTGGCCACCGGACAGGCCCAGCGCCGACTCGTGCAGGCGGTCCTTGACCTCGTCCCACAAGGCCGCGCCCTTCAACGCCCACTCGACGGCTTCATCGAGCACGCGCTTCTTGTTGATGCCCTGGATGCGCAGGCCGTAGACCACGTTCTCGTAGATGGTCTTGGGGAACGGGTTCGGCTTCTGGAACACCATGCCCACACGCCGGCGCAGTTCGGCAACGTCTTCGCCCTTGCGGTAGATATTGTTGCCGTACAGGTTGATGGCACCTTCCACACGGCAACCGTCAACCAAGTCGTTCATCCGGTTGAAGGTGCGCAGCAGGGTCGACTTGCCGCAGCCGGATGGGCCGATGAAGGCGGTCACGCGCTGCTTCGGGATGTTCATCTGCACGTCGAACAGCGCTTGCTTGTCGCCATAGAACAGGCTCAGGCCCGGCACTTCGATGGCCACGGTTTCTTCAGCCATCCGCAGGCTCTGCTTGTTGCGGCCCAGGGCAGACATGTCGATGCCATGGGTGTGGGAATCTTGCTGCATGGTCAACTCCATACGCTATCAAGTCGTTTCAAAGGGCCGCCCGGCTTACGGGCGGCACGCTTGCAATCAGGGTCAGCCGTCCAGCGCCTTGTACTTCTCGCGCAGGTGGTTGCGAATCCACACGGCAGAGAGGTTGAGGGTCGCGATCACCAGCACCAGCAGCAGCGCAGTGGCATAAACCAGCGGCCGCGCGGCTTCGACGTTCGGGCTCTGGAAGCCGACGTCATAGATGTGGAAGCCCAGGTGCATGATCTTCTGGTCCAGGTGCAGGTACGGGTAGTTTCCATCCACCGGCAGCGACGGCGCCAGCTTCACCACACCTACCAGCATCAGCGGCGCCACTTCGCCGGCGGCACGGGCCACAGCGAGGATCATGCCGGTCATCATGGCCGGGCTGGCCATGGGCAGGACGATTTTCCACAGGGTCTCGGCCTTGGTTGCGCCCAACGCCAGCGAGCCTTCACGCACGGTGCGCGGAATTCGCGCCAGGCCTTCTTCGGTGGCCACGATCACCACCGGTACCGCCAGCAATGCCAGGGTCAGCGATGCCCACAGCAGGCCCGGGGTACCCAGGGTCGGCGCCGGCAGCGCTTCGGGGAAGAACAGGCGGTCGATCGAGCCGCCCAGCACGTAGACGAAGAAGCCCAGACCGAACACACCGTAGACGATCGCAGGAACACCGGCCAGGTTGTTAACCGCAATGCGGATAAGCCGGGTGACCGGGCCCTGCCTGGCGTATTCACGCAGGTACACGGCAGCCAGCACGCCGAACGGGGTAACGATCACGGCCATGATCAGGGTCATCATCACGGTACCGAAGATGGCCGGGAAGATACCGCCCTCGGTGTTGGCTTCACGCGGGTCGTCGCTGAGGAACTCCCAGACCTTGCCGAAGTAGGTGCCCAACTTGGTGAACGCCGACATGCCGTTTGGCTGAACGGCATGCACTACCTTGCTCAGGTTGATTTCCACTT encodes:
- the pstA gene encoding phosphate ABC transporter permease PstA; this translates as MSGGAVAMAVIMTVGLLAVIAVRGLGHFWPADLVQATYKVPGQADHVVIGEVVQKEEVPRARLKGAGLPVPDQGPEFMTRELIKVGNRDLNGSDFTWVVGDWLVDEQRPADLMALERREWGNFYGYLVSVKEQGRVVAEGPAAWNELQARLKRANQLNSELQQLEKKDIGAINHGLERLRLQARKLELDGKLDAAAQADMDADRAELNSRYKAIEDRLTGLHQAFSRDSLVARDGNGREVEINLSKVVHAVQPNGMSAFTKLGTYFGKVWEFLSDDPREANTEGGIFPAIFGTVMMTLIMAVIVTPFGVLAAVYLREYARQGPVTRLIRIAVNNLAGVPAIVYGVFGLGFFVYVLGGSIDRLFFPEALPAPTLGTPGLLWASLTLALLAVPVVIVATEEGLARIPRTVREGSLALGATKAETLWKIVLPMASPAMMTGMILAVARAAGEVAPLMLVGVVKLAPSLPVDGNYPYLHLDQKIMHLGFHIYDVGFQSPNVEAARPLVYATALLLVLVIATLNLSAVWIRNHLREKYKALDG
- the pstB gene encoding phosphate ABC transporter ATP-binding protein PstB — its product is MQQDSHTHGIDMSALGRNKQSLRMAEETVAIEVPGLSLFYGDKQALFDVQMNIPKQRVTAFIGPSGCGKSTLLRTFNRMNDLVDGCRVEGAINLYGNNIYRKGEDVAELRRRVGMVFQKPNPFPKTIYENVVYGLRIQGINKKRVLDEAVEWALKGAALWDEVKDRLHESALGLSGGQQQRLVIARTIAVEPEVLLLDEPCSALDPISTLKVEELIYELKSKYTIVIVTHNMQQAARVSDYTAFMYMGKLVEFGDTDTLFTNPAKKQTEDYITGRYG
- the phoU gene encoding phosphate signaling complex protein PhoU, which codes for MINKESLTHHISQQFNAELEEVRSHLLAMGGLVEKQVNDAVTALIEADSGLAQQVREVDEQINQMERNIDEECLRILARRQPAASDLRLIISISKSVIDLERIGDESTKIARRAIQLCEEGESPRGYVEVRHIGDQVRNMVRDALDAFARFDADLALSVAQYDKTIDREYKTALRELVTYMMEDPRSISRVLSVIWVLRSLERIGDHARNISELVIYLVRGTDVRHMGLKRMTAEVQGTAVANGEKANVPGESDDK